The Nematostella vectensis chromosome 6, jaNemVect1.1, whole genome shotgun sequence region TCCCGCATGACACCGAGCAGGACGTCCAATTAGACCAGGAAGACCAGGTACTTGGGCACGCTCTTTGGTAACACACCATCGCCGACATATTAGCGCCTTTACACGGCGTGCCTCCGAATCTCGGCTCGGTACAATTACGCATTCGTATCTGCTCACCAATAGAACACGTTTTTGAACAATCGGACCATGCAGACCAGGAACTCCATGCACCATTCACAGGACAGGGGGCGAATGCACACGTTCTGGATTGAGCATTTGTACCATTGCATTTAGTAATATTAACTCTAACATTTTCTTTCAAACACTCTCTGTAGCGAACCTGTTGTCCTGAACTACAACTTACGCTACAGTCCGTCCAGTTGGACCAGTTACTCCAGTAAGAGGGGCAATCAGTTGGATTACAAGGTGATACCTGGATATTTCTACCAGGACAGGGCGCTCCTCCATACAGAGGCTGAGAACATGTCCTGTTTCTGAACATGGTACCATTGTTACATGATCTACTACAGCTGCTCCACTCGCTCCATGTAGACCACTCCCCGGAGATCGGGCAGTGGCCTTCAAAACAGTGTTTTGTTTGATTCAGCTCCCCAATACATCTAGCAATATAATCGGCTGGGCTGGTGGATTTTCTCACACACTCGCGTGATCTAGTTCTTGTTCCATTAGAACACGAAACACTGCATAAGCTCCATGATGACCAGTTAGTTAAAGTACCATTTACCAGGCATGGTTTCTGAGCGCAAGGTCTCCGCTTGTTCTTCACACCACTACAGTTTTTACCGCCATACTTTGGTGAAGGGTTGCTACAGTGTCTAGTCCGACTGATCGTTCCATTAGAACAACTAACGCTACAAGGAGACCAGGTGGTCCACTCCGACCACCCTCCATGAACCGGACATGCATGAATATTACAAGTATCGACCTCTTTAGATCCTCCAGAACAGTTTCTAAGGGCTGTAGTGACATTTGCATCCAAACATATCCTTGTACGAGACCTTGTACCATTAGAACATGATCTAGTGCATTCTGACCAGTTAGACCAGCCACTCCAACCTTTACTAAGATAGCACGGAGCCAAATTACAATCCTCGTTAATTCTGGATAACCCAGTACATTTGCTACCCCCGTGTTTTGCACTAGGATTTGAACACGTCCTGTTTCTTGTCCTGGTACCATTTAAGCATGATTGACTACAACTTGACCAGGAACTCCAAGAAGTCCAGCCACCATGGATCGGACAATTCTTTAAAAAGCAACTTGTAACCTCGTATGGTTTACCAGTGCAATTATTGCCTCCGTGTTTTGCACTGGGATTCGAACACGTTCTATTTCTTGTCCTGGTACCATTTGAACATGATTGACTACAGCTTGACCAGGAACTCCAAGAAGTCCAGCCACCATGGATCGGACAATTCTTTAAGAAGCAAATTGCGACCTCGGATGGATTACCAGTGCAATAATTACCTCCGTGTTTTGCACTTGGATTCGAACACGTTCTATTTCTTGTCCTGGTACCATTTGAACATGATTGACTACAACTTGACCAGGAACTCCAAGACGTCCAGTCACCATGGATCGGACAATTCTTTAAGAAGCAAATTGCAACCTCGGATGGATTACCAGTACAATTATTACCTCCGTGTTTTGCACTTGGATTCGAACACGTTCTATTTCTTGTCCTGGTACCATTCAAGCATGATTGACTACAACTTGACCAGGAACTCCAAGAAGTCCAGCCACCATGGATCGGACAATTCTTTAAGAGGCAGCTTGCGACCTCGGATGGATTACCAGTGCAATTATTGCCTCCGTGTTTTGCACTGGGATTCGAACACGTTCTATTTCTTGTCCTGGTACCATTTGAGCATGATTGACTACAACTTGACCAGGAACTCCAAGAAGTCCAGCCACCATGGATCGGACAATACTTTAAAAAGCAACTTGTAACCTCGTATGGTTTACCAGTGCAATTATTGCCTCCGTGTTTTGCACTGGGATTCGAACACGTTCTATTTCTTGTCCTGGTACCATTTGAACATGATTGACTACAACTTGACCAGGAACTCCAAGAAGTCCAGCCACCATGGATCGGACAATTCTTTATTAAGCAAATTGCGATCTCGGATGGATTACCAGTGCAATTATTACCTCCGTGTTTTGCACTGGGATTCGAACACGTCCTTTTTCTCGTCCGGGTACCATTTGAGCAAGATTGACTACAACTTGACCAGGAACCCCAAGACGTCCAACCACCATGTATCGGACAATTCTTTATTAAGCAATTTGTGACCTCAGATGGCTGGCCACTGCACTTTAGCCCTCCGTATAAAGGCTTAACGCAGGTCCGTGTCCTCACCTTAGATCCGTTACCACAGGTGTGGCTGCATTCCGACCAATCAGACCATGGCATCCATTCCCCATCCACGGGACAAGGGCCCAAATAACAATAAGATGACTCCGTTGCATTCCCAGCGCACACTTGCGAATCCGGACAAGCACGTATACGGTACCGAGCCCCCACGCCGCAACTAACACTGCAATCTGACCATGCGGTCCACGCATTCCATTCCCCTATTTTCGCGCACTTGACTTTCTCTTTACATACTCGTTTTTCCATAGCAGCTCCTACACACTTTTCCCCGCCGAAATGCGGGATCGGATTGGTGCAGTTTCTTGTTCGCAGCTGCTGCCCTATAAAGCAGGTACTGCTGCATCTTGTCCAGGAAGTCCAGGCGCCCCAGCCTCCGTGAGTAGGACAAGGGGCGAGGTTACACGACTCCTCTCGGAGGCCACTCCCCTGGCAACCGGCGCCATCTTTTACTAGTATTTCGGTGGTTTTCTCGCACGCACGTCTACTCCTACGCTTCCCACCACCACAGGAAGACGAGCAAAATGTCCATGCCCCCCATTCAGACCACTCGCCGTATTCACACACAAACCGCGAATCCGGGACGGCGGTGACCGGCTGTCCAGCCAAACCGGGAGGCGAAGAACACTTGATTAAATTAAGTGAATATATAAGACTTCGCGTCCTGATCCATTGTTTGAGCCAACTAAGCTTGCAGTCACAAACAAAAGGATTATTATGTAGTGAAACTTTAGCGTCCGTTGAAAGTGAATAAAACAAGCCCCGGGGTAGCGTAGCGAGGCTGTTAAAACTCACGAATAATAATTTCAACGACGGCGTCCTCGCAAATAGTCGTTGATCTAGCTCGGTGATGTTATTATTGTTCAAGTACAGAATCTCCAGACCGCGAAGGTTGCGAAACGTGCCTGGCTCGATGCGAgtcaataaattattattcaaTTGGAGGCTTTTTAATGAGAGCGTGCCTTGGAGCGTTCGCTCGGAAAaagttttcaaattgttattATGCAAACGTAACCGTTGAAGCGCTGCTAATCCATGGAATGTAGTCTCTGGTATGGCACGTAGGCGGTTAAAATCAAGAAACAGGTCCTGTAGTGAGGACAGTCCTTCAAACGTGTCTTCCGGAAGCGATGACAAGCGATTGGCACTTAGATCCAGTGAGCGCAATGACGCAAGGTCACGAAACACACTTCTCGGTAACACCGACAGCCGGTTGGCTCCAAGGTTCAAGCTCCTGAGAGCAGTCAAATTCCTAAAAGCGTTGCTATGGATAGTGGAGATCAGGTTATTGTACAAAGAGAGAAGGCTGACTTGCATGGGAAAATTCCTCGGCACATGGCGTAACCCCGAAAAGCTATCATCCGCCAGATATCCACAATAAATGTCCACTCTATGTTCCCCGTAGCAAGAGCAGTAAGCCGGGCATGTTATCGGCACGGAAGATATGACATTTGCTTGCCCTAACCGCACGCATTGAAGAGTTGATAACAACGTGATGATCCATTGAAGCCCGGCCATTCTTTTGCAGTTGGAAAACCTTGTTTACAACGAAAAAAACAACTAGTCTTGTTTAAGACACCGCTGCACCCCTCGATATCTGTAGGCTCAAACCTGCAAAAAGGCAGAAAAGCATCAGAACAACAAGCTATGCTTGAGAACACTGACGAGCATGATGTTAGCAGGAAAAGACTTGGAGTGTTCGAAAAATAATTCaagttttcacacaatggtaaTTTCCAATTGGTTACAAAGCAGTGTTAATAATCTTACTGTATTATCTTACACGGATAAACAATAGGCTTGGAAAAGACAACAGGGTGTATTTTCAAGTTTGGCCAGCTGACAAGAGACTTCTAATTGGCTACCAATCAATCATTTGCTAACAGGTCTCTAATATTTGCATTTCAAAAAACAACCCAAAATCGAAAACATCGCTTGAGTCAACAGACTTTTAGAAATGCCTCACGTCCCTTATA contains the following coding sequences:
- the LOC116603454 gene encoding SCO-spondin isoform X1 — its product is MAGLQWIITLLSTLQCVRLGQANVISSVPITCPAYCSCYGEHRVDIYCGYLADDSFSGLRHVPRNFPMQVSLLSLYNNLISTIHSNAFRNLTALRSLNLGANRLSVLPRSVFRDLASLRSLDLSANRLSSLPEDTFEGLSSLQDLFLDFNRLRAIPETTFHGLAALQRLRLHNNNLKTFSERTLQGTLSLKSLQLNNNLLTRIEPGTFRNLRGLEILYLNNNNITELDQRLFARTPSLKLLFVSFNSLATLPRGLFYSLSTDAKVSLHNNPFVCDCKLSWLKQWIRTRSLIYSLNLIKCSSPPGLAGQPVTAVPDSRFVCEYGEWSEWGAWTFCSSSCGGGKRRSRRACEKTTEILVKDGAGCQGSGLREESCNLAPCPTHGGWGAWTSWTRCSSTCFIGQQLRTRNCTNPIPHFGGEKCVGAAMEKRVCKEKVKCAKIGEWNAWTAWSDCSVSCGVGARYRIRACPDSQVCAGNATESSYCYLGPCPVDGEWMPWSDWSECSHTCGNGSKVRTRTCVKPLYGGLKCSGQPSEVTNCLIKNCPIHGGWTSWGSWSSCSQSCSNGTRTRKRTCSNPSAKHGGNNCTGNPSEIAICLIKNCPIHGGWTSWSSWSSCSQSCSNGTRTRNRTCSNPSAKHGGNNCTGKPYEVTSCFLKYCPIHGGWTSWSSWSSCSQSCSNGTRTRNRTCSNPSAKHGGNNCTGNPSEVASCLLKNCPIHGGWTSWSSWSSCSQSCLNGTRTRNRTCSNPSAKHGGNNCTGNPSEVAICFLKNCPIHGDWTSWSSWSSCSQSCSNGTRTRNRTCSNPSAKHGGNYCTGNPSEVAICFLKNCPIHGGWTSWSSWSSCSQSCSNGTRTRNRTCSNPSAKHGGNNCTGKPYEVTSCFLKNCPIHGGWTSWSSWSSCSQSCLNGTRTRNRTCSNPSAKHGGSKCTGLSRINEDCNLAPCYLSKGWSGWSNWSECTRSCSNGTRSRTRICLDANVTTALRNCSGGSKEVDTCNIHACPVHGGWSEWTTWSPCSVSCSNGTISRTRHCSNPSPKYGGKNCSGVKNKRRPCAQKPCLVNGTLTNWSSWSLCSVSCSNGTRTRSRECVRKSTSPADYIARCIGELNQTKHCFEGHCPISGEWSTWSEWSSCSRSCNNGTMFRNRTCSQPLYGGAPCPGRNIQVSPCNPTDCPSYWSNWSNWTDCSVSCSSGQQVRYRECLKENVRVNITKCNGTNAQSRTCAFAPCPVNGAWSSWSAWSDCSKTCSIGEQIRMRNCTEPRFGGTPCKGANMSAMVCYQRACPSTWSSWSNWTSCSVSCGSGVQVRTRSCEKAGNVSDSCPGKNVEMKECIVSCDALRSKEAKWMPWSPWTPCSATCGTGHQMRWRFCFPLSSSKNESGECKVKSPYRVESRFCFKSPCNYSSVWTSWTQWAGCSKPCTSGIQRRVRYCLSQAVGIECKGKNVELSPCYTESCPTTKPITYPPLIKLGSPIPCPDPGTPLNGRRKFIDQIEFGSYYVAYFCRKNYYLDGPKFRHCESNNKWSDALPSCRPICGETSKPTNHKRLRIYGGSDSIPGGYPWQVALEFDTFQSNYNTFHCGGTLIAEDWVLTAAHCVVYKDSGIPYHGLRVFLGVHDITARHMDEHVQIIPSAGIYSHPRFSWRTYDSDIALIRLRWKANITEYVRPVCLPNGYQRRLVKPRAKGVMLGWGVTENKRPSKTLKEAIVPVVNHNACKKAYENETWPVTSNMLCAGYKNKSRDSCNRDSGGGFVFYDSRARKRKWFIGGIVSWGNPKCGVPGKYSVFTRVNHKFVKWIKKNMKANDSQEPN
- the LOC116603454 gene encoding SCO-spondin isoform X2, whose translation is MAGLQWIITLLSTLQCVRLGQANVISSVPITCPAYCSCYGEHRVDIYCGYLADDSFSGLRHVPRNFPMQVSLLSLYNNLISTIHSNAFRNLTALRSLNLGANRLSVLPRSVFRDLASLRSLDLSANRLSSLPEDTFEGLSSLQDLFLDFNRLRAIPETTFHGLAALQRLRLHNNNLKTFSERTLQGTLSLKSLQLNNNLLTRIEPGTFRNLRGLEILYLNNNNITELDQRLFARTPSLKLLFVSFNSLATLPRGLFYSLSTDAKVSLHNNPFVCDCKLSWLKQWIRTRSLIYSLNLIKCSSPPGLAGQPVTAVPDSRFVCEYGEWSEWGAWTFCSSSCGGGKRRSRRACEKTTEILVKDGAGCQGSGLREESCNLAPCPTHGGWGAWTSWTRCSSTCFIGQQLRTRNCTNPIPHFGGEKCVGAAMEKRVCKEKVKCAKIGEWNAWTAWSDCSVSCGVGARYRIRACPDSQVCAGNATESSYCYLGPCPVDGEWMPWSDWSECSHTCGNGSKVRTRTCVKPLYGGLKCSGQPSEVTICLIKNCPIHGGWTSWSSWSSCSQSCSNGTRTRNRTCSNPSAKHGGNNCTGKPYEVTSCFLKYCPIHGGWTSWSSWSSCSQSCSNGTRTRNRTCSNPSAKHGGNNCTGNPSEVASCLLKNCPIHGGWTSWSSWSSCSQSCLNGTRTRNRTCSNPSAKHGGNNCTGNPSEVAICFLKNCPIHGDWTSWSSWSSCSQSCSNGTRTRNRTCSNPSAKHGGNYCTGNPSEVAICFLKNCPIHGGWTSWSSWSSCSQSCSNGTRTRNRTCSNPSAKHGGNNCTGKPYEVTSCFLKNCPIHGGWTSWSSWSSCSQSCLNGTRTRNRTCSNPSAKHGGSKCTGLSRINEDCNLAPCYLSKGWSGWSNWSECTRSCSNGTRSRTRICLDANVTTALRNCSGGSKEVDTCNIHACPVHGGWSEWTTWSPCSVSCSNGTISRTRHCSNPSPKYGGKNCSGVKNKRRPCAQKPCLVNGTLTNWSSWSLCSVSCSNGTRTRSRECVRKSTSPADYIARCIGELNQTKHCFEGHCPISGEWSTWSEWSSCSRSCNNGTMFRNRTCSQPLYGGAPCPGRNIQVSPCNPTDCPSYWSNWSNWTDCSVSCSSGQQVRYRECLKENVRVNITKCNGTNAQSRTCAFAPCPVNGAWSSWSAWSDCSKTCSIGEQIRMRNCTEPRFGGTPCKGANMSAMVCYQRACPSTWSSWSNWTSCSVSCGSGVQVRTRSCEKAGNVSDSCPGKNVEMKECIVSCDALRSKEAKWMPWSPWTPCSATCGTGHQMRWRFCFPLSSSKNESGECKVKSPYRVESRFCFKSPCNYSSVWTSWTQWAGCSKPCTSGIQRRVRYCLSQAVGIECKGKNVELSPCYTESCPTTKPITYPPLIKLGSPIPCPDPGTPLNGRRKFIDQIEFGSYYVAYFCRKNYYLDGPKFRHCESNNKWSDALPSCRPICGETSKPTNHKRLRIYGGSDSIPGGYPWQVALEFDTFQSNYNTFHCGGTLIAEDWVLTAAHCVVYKDSGIPYHGLRVFLGVHDITARHMDEHVQIIPSAGIYSHPRFSWRTYDSDIALIRLRWKANITEYVRPVCLPNGYQRRLVKPRAKGVMLGWGVTENKRPSKTLKEAIVPVVNHNACKKAYENETWPVTSNMLCAGYKNKSRDSCNRDSGGGFVFYDSRARKRKWFIGGIVSWGNPKCGVPGKYSVFTRVNHKFVKWIKKNMKANDSQEPN